From a region of the Ignavibacteria bacterium genome:
- a CDS encoding STAS domain-containing protein — translation MAAKIKSSEVKDKNIYILEPKGSFIGGDETDDLKFAIKEVAEKGNSKLIIDLGDVMYLNSTALGVLISAHANYKKREGEIKLTRLNKNLENLFVITKLSLIFDCYNSNEEAVTSFK, via the coding sequence ATGGCAGCAAAAATTAAATCATCTGAAGTCAAGGACAAAAATATATACATCCTTGAACCAAAGGGAAGTTTTATCGGCGGTGACGAGACTGATGATCTCAAGTTTGCTATAAAAGAAGTAGCCGAAAAAGGAAACAGTAAGCTTATCATAGATCTCGGAGACGTAATGTACTTAAACAGTACAGCTCTCGGAGTGCTAATATCAGCACACGCAAACTACAAGAAACGGGAGGGCGAAATAAAACTGACAAGATTAAATAAGAATCTTGAAAACCTCTTCGTAATAACAAAATTATCGCTAATATTTGACTGCTACAATTCAAATGAAGAAGCGGTCACAAGTTTTAAATAG
- the rlmN gene encoding 23S rRNA (adenine(2503)-C(2))-methyltransferase RlmN, producing MRNDLRSYTLAELSNLFLKEGIPKYRAEQVFRSVHNKYSGSIEEITGIPRELKDSLNNSFRISLLANTAESESHNDKTRKVLFETTDVNLKNVSIECVHIPDENRDTFCISTQAGCNVGCGFCATGKMNLNRNLTAGEIVSQVYQMIKITNVYPTNIVYMGMGEPLLNYENVLKSLIILTDKKGLGISSKRITVSTVGFINRIKKFADDIKNNPALSNVKLAFSLHSTDNGFRESLIPTGKINNLKKMYEEIVYFYRVTGNKITYEYIYLEGLNDTENDINRLVKLSRMIPCNINIIPFHPVDFELTEPIKELNEKNHEKINLSKENSLSYSNKIYNFTEILRNKKVAVNIRTSSGVDINAACGQLAVKNI from the coding sequence ATGAGAAATGATTTAAGAAGTTATACTCTTGCAGAATTAAGTAATTTATTTCTTAAGGAAGGCATCCCGAAATACAGAGCCGAGCAGGTTTTCAGGTCTGTACATAATAAGTATTCAGGGTCAATCGAAGAAATAACCGGCATTCCAAGAGAATTGAAGGATTCTTTAAACAACTCTTTCAGAATTTCTTTGTTAGCCAATACTGCAGAATCAGAATCCCATAATGACAAAACAAGAAAAGTCCTTTTTGAGACAACTGATGTAAACCTGAAGAATGTTAGCATTGAGTGTGTACATATTCCTGATGAAAACAGAGATACATTCTGTATATCAACACAGGCGGGATGTAACGTCGGGTGCGGATTTTGCGCTACCGGTAAAATGAACCTTAACAGAAATCTTACAGCAGGGGAGATAGTTTCACAGGTTTACCAAATGATAAAAATAACGAACGTTTATCCGACCAATATAGTATACATGGGAATGGGCGAGCCTTTACTGAATTACGAGAATGTATTAAAATCACTGATAATCCTAACAGACAAAAAGGGTTTAGGTATTTCATCGAAAAGAATAACTGTTTCTACAGTTGGTTTTATTAACCGAATAAAGAAATTTGCCGATGACATTAAAAATAATCCGGCACTGTCAAACGTTAAGCTTGCTTTCTCATTACACAGTACAGACAACGGATTTAGGGAAAGCCTTATACCTACGGGGAAGATAAACAATTTGAAAAAGATGTATGAAGAGATTGTTTACTTTTACAGAGTTACAGGAAATAAAATCACATACGAATATATATATTTAGAAGGACTTAACGATACAGAAAATGATATAAACAGGCTCGTAAAGCTATCAAGGATGATTCCATGCAACATAAACATCATTCCATTTCATCCCGTTGACTTTGAACTTACCGAACCTATAAAGGAACTAAACGAGAAAAACCATGAAAAAATTAATCTCAGTAAAGAAAATTCACTTTCATATTCAAATAAAATATACAATTTTACAGAAATATTGAGAAACAAAAAAGTAGCAGTTAACATTAGAACCAGCAGCGGAGTGGATATAAATGCTGCATGCGGACAGTTAGCAGTTAAGAATATTTAA
- a CDS encoding adenylate kinase, with translation MHQIIIFGPPGVGKGTQSELIAKSLNLFHFSTGEYLRKEIDGQSEIGLKAKHIVEKGALVPDDIMIEIVYKALKENLDGKSGFILDGFPRTYEQAVELDKIFTKMGIKGVEIVYIKTTEDEIVERLLKRGRIDDTEEIIRERLKVYDKETSRVLEYYENNKKIMEVNGLGEIEEINGKILKLLQN, from the coding sequence ATGCACCAGATAATTATATTCGGTCCTCCGGGCGTAGGAAAAGGTACGCAATCGGAATTAATAGCAAAAAGTCTAAATCTATTTCATTTTTCGACAGGGGAATATTTAAGAAAAGAAATTGATGGACAATCAGAAATAGGATTAAAAGCTAAACATATTGTCGAAAAGGGTGCTTTAGTACCTGACGATATAATGATAGAAATTGTATACAAAGCGCTCAAAGAAAATCTTGATGGAAAATCCGGTTTCATATTAGACGGATTCCCGAGAACCTATGAACAGGCAGTTGAGCTTGATAAAATATTTACGAAAATGGGAATAAAGGGAGTTGAAATAGTGTATATTAAAACCACTGAGGATGAAATTGTGGAGAGACTTCTTAAACGCGGTAGAATTGATGACACGGAAGAAATTATTCGCGAAAGACTTAAAGTATACGACAAAGAAACCAGCCGTGTATTAGAATATTATGAAAACAACAAAAAGATTATGGAAGTAAACGGTCTTGGTGAAATAGAAGAAATTAACGGAAAAATACTGAAATTGCTCCAAAATTGA